The Larus michahellis chromosome 8, bLarMic1.1, whole genome shotgun sequence nucleotide sequence GTAGCATTTTTTAGACAGCACATCATGTTCTATTCGTTTGCATCCTAATAATCACACGTTCAGCTTATACGGGTCAggctttttcaaataaaagcctTATCCTTATAACTCCTGGTGGGGAAGTGACTGCTACCATCCCTGTGCCGACGCCTGGGTTGCCGGCTCGCCTTCCTCGGTCCGCTGCCGGGCTTCCTCACCGCCCGACAGGCAACAGCCGGCGCCACACCTCCGCCAACGCTCGCCTCGGGCCCGGCTCGGCCCAgcctgccagcccctctcccaccagggccgcccgccgccgcctcagccgccgccgctcctGCCTCCGCCGCACTGCGACGGAGGAGGGAGGGGCGGCGCGGAGGCCCCACGCTGATTGGTCGGCTGTCGCTGTTCGAATCTCACCAGCCAACCGGCTGTCGATGGGGCGCGACGAAAGCTCGGGGATTGGCCCGCGCTGTGTTTCGAGAAGGCCAATCAGGGTGCCGAGAAGGGCCGCGGAGGCTATAAAGGGCGGCCGGCGGCGCGATGCGGGAGGGCGCGGCCGGCGGCGGTGTGAGGGCGGTGCAAGATGGCGGAGGGTGACAACAACAGCGTCTACCAGCTGGTGAGGGCGGGTGGCACGGTACCGGGCGAGTACCCCCTCCTGGGGCTGGcgctggggagctgctctgcctcccgGTGCATGAGGAAGGGCCGGCGGCCGCTCGGCCCTGTGGGCGGCTGAGGGAAGCGGGGGAGCCGGGCCTGCTCGCGGCAGGGGCTGGCGAGGGCCGCCTCGCCCCCCGAGCTTGTGAAACGTGGGGGAACGGTCTCCCTGCGCTCGCTTTTGCTTCTGAAAGGTTCCCGTGTAGGGATCGGCTTATGCCTGAGGGCCCGGCGGGGGCTGGGTCTGAGAAGGCGCCGTCCTGGCAGCGGGCAcggctgctgctggcaggccGGAGCTCATAACAGTGTCTGGCTTTACCTGATGTGCAGGGCTCGCGTTTAATATTCATGTCTTTGTGTTTCAACAGCCTTTGGCTGTATTATCGAATGCTTCAACGATGCAAGAAAATGGCAAGAGCTGGGCGATTAGCCTAGCGTAACAGATATGTCAAGGGTGGGCATGAATacttaaaaacttaaataaataCTAGCATATGTATGTTTATGTCTGTAATGTTAAACGGCTGctgtaagaaatgggaaaatcaGAGTAAAAGCATGTGAAGGGGTTGAAGAAGGGAAGCTTTTGGATGCGTTATTGATCGGTGCTGTTTCTTGCAGCAAGAGGCTGTACAGCCTGGGAGACGCAAACTCTCCATAGCGCGGAGGTGCGGATTTCTGCAGAAAAGTGCACAGAACTGTAGTGCTAAAACCAAGTGCAGTGCTCGGGAGGGATGCCCCTTTCGGAGCAGAAGTTCATGTTTATGGAAGCTTATGTTGTTTGATTAATGAAAAAGCACTTTTGATGGATGGGCTCTGGAATTCAGTGGTGTTGACAAAAGCTGACTCAAGCTTTCTCTACCTGGCCCAGGGGGAAAACAACTTACAATAGTTGTCTTCTAGGCTGCCAGAGACAGGCTGCTATTAATAACACTGTTATAGTCCAGTCTCTTTCCCAGTAAATTTTCTCTTGGTTATGATGTTAAATGCAGACAGCCAGAGGTAATAAAGCAAAACAGTTTGCCATAAAATGTATTCTGGACAAACACTGCTTATTTTTTCTCCAGGTGACAGTTTGTGTTTATAACATGAATAGATATGATAACTGGAAGGTGTTCAGCAGCATGTTAGATAGttttccactccttttttttGTCCTGACCTGTAGTTTTCAAATAGTTTCCAATGGTATTGTATGAGAAAATTGTCTTTACTATGGTAGCTTTACTCAGCTGTCCTTGTTATTCTAGTGGTGTCAGGGTTCTGATTTGAGGTAAGCGTAGCACGCAGTTGAGAGTGAAACCTGCTCTGCTATCTCTGCACAGCACATATGCAGGTCTTGATGACTTTTCGCCTCTTACTGCTTGAGTAGTGATCGGTTCTGATCGTGGTTACCTGAGTTCTGTCATTTCTGAGATCCCTTGTCCCACTGAGGGGAAACTATTAAGCCATGTTAAATGTAGAACACCTCAGGTGAACTGCTTAGTGAGTTGATGCCAGAGCAGATAGGGCCACCTTGCAGAAGATGGGTAGGGAGGAATGTAGGAATAATGTAGGGAGAGGAGTTTAAAGGCTGCCAGATCACTGTCTTGGGCAATCTGTGGAAAAACTGTCTTTGCTGTCCAAATGTGATCAGTTGGGTAACTTTCCTCTACTGTGGATTCTGAGTTCTTATCTATCTTCCACGTAATAAAAAACTGGCGTTGGACAGCAACTAGAAATCTTCAGTTTAAGATAGTAGAGTTGtctttgaaaatacatatattttaaatagttcTCATGTTGCAATTTTCCAGATGTTGATGCTGAAAACTTGAGAGGCTTTAAAACTTGACTTTCTACTAATCTGGGGGGAGGAAGTATCATAAATGTGAGATTAGGGGAAAACACCTTGGCAAAATCTAGGAGGAGGTATAATTTGGTCTAATAACATATGCTGCTACTTTGTTAGGATCTTGACTGTTTTAAAGTATCACTGCTGCAGTTTTATAACTCAgtataaaacttaaaatattattagtaaTCTAATTACTCAGAAAGGTTTGCGACTGGGGTCTTTAAttatgacactttttttttagctACTTTGACTGTGGGAATTCATTTGATACTCTGGTTAGTAATTAAAgagttttctcctctttttttctaggCTTCAGAAACTGCTAGCTTGGAAGAGCAGTTGCAAGGATGGGGAGAAGTGATTTTGCTGACTGATAAAGTTCTTCGCTGGGAGAGAGCCTGGTTTCCTCTGGCGCTGATGAgtgttgtttccttttcttttctgtaagtagCTTGTGGAGGGAGCCTAGGACAACACTGCACTTTGATGGCAGGTAGCAAAGCTGTTAAATAAATTAGTAAGACGTCTTTAAAAATCTAATAGGAAGGCTGTTACTCCAGGTTCTGTTTCTGAATGTGTGTGaactttcttgaaaacaaaaaccTTAAGTACAGGAAGTAACACGAGTCACATCCTGCTCAGAGGGGAAGAAGTGCTTTCTGCAAAAGCTATTTGCCAGCAGTGGTTGTTGTGGCTTTTTACTGTGCTCAGCTGTATGTTATTCATTGGTGTGTTCATATTCTGCCCTCATCCTTTGTATCCTGCTTCTTAGTCAAGTCTGGTTATCtcctttggcttttttccccaaaccaaCAGTAATAttgttttggaaaatgtgtttCCATAGGGCAAACTTTCCTATTCTGCATCTCTGGTGGGGTGTTTAGGATGAGTTCAATGGGTTTTGCACAACTTGGTTTTTTTACGTTCTCTGTGCCATCCtttgagaaaggaggagaaggaaagactGCAGGTAACCTTCAGTCAACAGGATGGGAGGATGTTGCCTGTCTCTGGATTGGAGATACAGAACTGGCTTGCTGGAGGCACTTGTACATGCTTTTACCTAACATGGTAGTAGTCAAGATGACCCCAGCCTGCCTTGTACAGATAAGTGTCCATGGCAGCTGTGGAGTTGGGCAGTTGCATGTGTTTTTGGAGTAAGGAGAAGAGGGGAGTTACCAAAATAAGCGTTGAACCAGGTGAGGTAGGGATGATTGGTCTTCTGAATAGTATAAATTTTATGGTCTTCAAGGGAGGTGAGGAGGATGGAAATCAAATGAAACTGAAaagtaacttcttttaaaagaagtaattgCATGAACTTCACCGTATTCTGTTATAAATTCTGTTATTGCAGCAGGAAAGACCTTGTGTTGAATAGTACTTTGAGGAAGTAGACAGAACTACTTCAGATTCTGAATTGGTACTTCATCAAAAATGAACTTGGACATTCAGCGCAGTAGCACTGTGACAGATGTATAGAAAGACTGGCCCTGCAATGGACTgccatttctttactttttattatttcaatgtTCAGGAAGTTCTGTTAAGTGCAGATAAGTAGCACGGGGCACAGCTGAGCATTAACAGACGCTTAAAAGATGAACTAGCTCTTGTCCAGTACCCATACTGCTGCATTTGAGTGATGGCACACTTCGTATGTAAAAGCACAACACTGTCCTAATTGGAGGTTTACGGCTCCTTGTCCAGAACAGGTTTGGTTAGCTCTCACAGGTGAGGCAGAGCAAATGACAACCCATATGGATCTGAATGCTGTGACTTATTTAAGAACCAACAAGATTAGAGCTTTCACCCTACCTGGTTATTTCACATGTTCACTCACTCATCCTCATCTCGCAGTCAGTGTTAAGTTTGCTAGATGTCAGCTTCTGAGAGAGCAATAAtgaatttttccttctgctgaacTTCATACTATGCTTGCTGTGTTGTAGCATTTTCTTATCTAGTACGTTaagaaaattgaaatttttttatcTGTATATCTTTGTAATAGTTGTTGAAGTACTTAAACCTCTTCTTATTAGTAATAGGAGCAAATAGAAAATCTTTTTGAGGTTGGGCAAGAGGGTAGGTCTACTGTTTGAAGTCGTGAGCCAATCTGAAGAGGTAACTAAATATGTCTATTATTTTGGAGTCTGAGCATCCAGAATTCATTTCTGTTATCTTCTTTCTGCAGAATGATCTACTACTTGGACCCATCAGTTCTTTCAGGCGTCTCCTGTTTCGTTATGTTCCTCTGTTTGGCTGATTATCTTGTTCCTGCTCTTGCACCTAGAATCTTTGGCTCTAATAAATGGTGAGGAAAGCTTGAATTAAAACAGTTACTTGAGTGTAAATAAATCATGAATTTTATCAAAATGGATATCTGACTTGTAAATTTAAAATGATTACTTTTTAGAGTCACTGTAGTAAGAAATTGGCAATCTATAATATGTGAATTGAGGACACTAGTAAGATGTCCTTCAtcgttctttttttctgaaatgttactACTACAACATATCTTTATTATTCCTTCtcatctagaaaaataaaatttttgtcaAAGGAGTAGGCACATTCTTTACTCTCCATTAAGGATGCTAGTTATTTCTGCTGAACTAGTTTTTAGTAATTAATGGGTAATAGATACCGAGAACTAAAATTATGAAGGGTATTGGATTATATGTTCGGAAAGAGTGGCAGTAGTAAATACGGTGAAGGAGAAGAGTAATGCGGAGAATAGGAATGTGATTGAAACAGATTTGAAGAAGGGTGAGGCTTATGTAAAAACAGTAAGCTGGAGAAGAACCTTATTTAAACTAAATTTTGAGTTAAAAGTAAATTTTAGTGTAGCTGCTTTAAGACGACTAGTGGATAAATGTTCTCTAATAATGAACCAACATAAAAGCTAAAGTAATACACGTGGGTATTGGGTGTGTATGACTTGCGTGTATCACACTGGTATCAGATTGAAATCAGTGGTCTTCTGGTTTGGATGCGGTTGCTCTTTAGGAATCAATTTAAGAGAGTCAGCGtacagaaaaattacatgagCAATTGCATTACAATGCTCAATAAAGATAAGGTCTAAAACTAAGCGAAGCAATTGCCAGGATAAGTACTGGATAAATTTTTACTGCTGGAAAAATACtgtggaagatttttttaaattttagatgaAATCTTGAAttcttatttctgtctttttttcttcaataaaaggactacagaacagcagcaaagatTTCATGAGATTTGCAGCAACTTGGTAAAATCTCGTCGCCGAATTGTTGGCTGGTGGAAACGTCTCTTCACGCTGAAGGAAGAGAAGCCTAAAATGGTATTGAGTTCCAGGAATTCATCTCAATCGTCTTAAgattttacttgttttgttttgtcttaagtATTTTAGCAAGGCACATGTCTGAGTAAACTGGCATTCCAAACCAAGAACCATCGGTTCTGGCTGTGACTTAGTGCCAGTCACACATCTTATTCAAACCTGGAGTGGCAAGATACATGACTTAAAACTCGCAATACAGTGCAGTTAGGAGCATACCCTTGATATTAAGATAAAGCTAAAGTCGGTTTCTTTGGATAAGTTAATTTTTGGAAACACAGCTTCTTTCCAGTGTACACAAACTGTCTGAAAAGCTAGATCTTAGTAATGTGTCAGGTACAGGAACTACTGAGTTTACTGTCCTGAAAACAGCTTCAGGTACTGTGCGAGGCTGAAGTGTCAATGGGGATGGCGTAGTGCGACTCAAAGGGATATGTGGACAGAAAAGAACTGCCATCCTGTAAAACTGGTGGtctgaaaataaatgagaacataCAATTGTAGACTCTGTAATCTCAATTTTAATAAGCCTATGCGTAGGTATCGCACATGGAAGAGCCAGCAAATTTCAAGTTAGTTTTAAATGTTGAAGTGTTGCTGGATacggaagagaaggaggagagttCCCAACAGATCTGTGATAACTgttcccttttcatttttcagtactTCATGACCATGCTTTTCTCTCTTGCGGTGGTTGCCTGGATTGGACAGCAAGTTCACAATCTCTTTCTGACCTATCTTATTGGTAAGTATGCAGCatgcaaaaaaagtaatttttttgttagCTGCCTGAAACGATATGAGGGTTTGCAggggtttatttttcagttttcaagcaGTTAATGGGGTTTAAGGGAAGCATGGAATTGCAAGGTAACAGAAGCTTGTTAAAGGAATATTAagtaacttccccccccccctttttttttttaatctctagtaagtttcttgctgctgtttcctGGACTAAACCAGCACGGGATCATTACAAAGTATGTTGGAATGGCGAAAAGGGAGATAAACAAACTTCTCaagcacaaggaaaagaaaaatgaatgaagactTAACTGCTGTTCACTCCTGTAAAAGGTTTCCTTGGGAACAGTTTTGAGAATTAACATATAATTAAGATGATAGAAGTTGTATCgctcactggctttttttttttttattggctccCTGATGAAGTGAAAATGTCACTCTAGCAACTGCTGTGGGTTTGTGTCTCTGGCTGTGCTTGACTAAGGTTCTGCAGCTGATCTTAGAGGGAAGATGCTGATCTTAGAGGGAAGATCCTGACCTTTGGTGTACGGCGCTTATTAAGTGTCTTCACCAAACTAAGAGGCCCTGTAAATAAATACCCCGACTCAAGGAACAGCAGAATTGTAATGCGTGATAGCATTTCTGTAACTGTGGTAGTTTCACTGATCATTAATTTGTAGCTACAGCAAGTATGAAAGGCAGTTCTGAAAGCTTACACTTCTTGGAGGCTTATTACTACTGATCCTTGCGGAAGGAGGACAATTGGCTGAATAAGAATGATCGTGGCTGAGGGTGCATACCCGAAATCGCTGCAGAAGGTGGTCCCATTGTCTCACTGAAtccatttgctttttttggctGCATATACCAGATTATCTGTTGACTAGGGGTCTGGAATATATAAAGTTGTAGTTCAGTTATTTAGCTGTAGCGTAAATTTCAACTCATTGCACTGAGACTGTAGAAAATGAGTTAAGGTATGTGTTACCTTAACAGCCGATTGTTCTGAAAACTGCTGTTGTCGTGGAGCCATGTAGCACGTTTGGTTTTATGAATGTTGTTGTCTGTATACAAAATCACCTTGAATATGCTAGATTTGTCTCTGTAAATAAGCCTGTCTGAATTGTTTGTGCTTTTCTATgacttctcccttcttttttaaaaactgaatttttttctttaaaaagctgaaacctgtgttaatgcattttaaaagtttactgttttaaaatgaactttcttCAGTGTCTATTGTAACTGTCAAATAGGTAAATACAGACTAAAGAGGAACTTCGTGAAGTCTTGCTCTTTGTGGACGCACAGACAGTTGCGTAAATGCGTGTGTCGGTCGAGAGCGGGAGCTAGGGGTGGCGTGTCGCTGGCAGGAAGAAATGCGGGGTGTGAAGAgccggcccccccgcccctcaccgaTACCCGTCCGTGCTGCGGCacccgcggcccccccgcccctcaccgaCGCCCGTCCGTGCTGCGGCACCCGCGGCCGCTCCTGCTTTAAGTCACGATTGGGTATGAACCCGGCCCCTCCGCGCGGTGCGGCCTTGCTCACCTCGCTCCCTCGCGGTGCGGAGTGGCCGCGCTCTTTTCCCGCGTACGTGGCCCCGTTAAAACTCCGGTGAAAAGCAGCGATATTAGGAATTCCTCCGTTGTCCTCCGCTGAACCCCGTTTTCAGGCGCCGCCTCCTGTATG carries:
- the ARL6IP1 gene encoding ADP-ribosylation factor-like protein 6-interacting protein 1; this translates as MAEGDNNSVYQLASETASLEEQLQGWGEVILLTDKVLRWERAWFPLALMSVVSFSFLMIYYLDPSVLSGVSCFVMFLCLADYLVPALAPRIFGSNKWTTEQQQRFHEICSNLVKSRRRIVGWWKRLFTLKEEKPKMYFMTMLFSLAVVAWIGQQVHNLFLTYLIVSFLLLFPGLNQHGIITKYVGMAKREINKLLKHKEKKNE